The Vibrio cyclitrophicus sequence AACGACTTCGTAAAGTGACGTGACTTTGCAGTTGAGTCTGTTTAATTTCACCATAACCTTCTTCTATCTCCCAGCGTTGCCAATAAATACGCAGCAGGCTTTCTAGCGAGTATCTACTAGGGTCTGTAAGTGAAGTAATAAAACCTTTTATCTCACCTTTTGGCTCTTGATATAGGACTAATCTGGCTTCCCAACGTGCGGGTAAATTCGGATTCTGCCGTTGAGCTTGAGGAGAGATAGGCATTGAGATGAGCATGTCGTTCTCAGCATATTTCTCCAACACTTCATAGCGTAGCTTACGTTTTGCAGGCATTAACCAGTGAGCATTTTCCGCACTCTCTTGCCACGACAACAAAAGGTCTGCCGAGAAATAACAACGATCAAATAAGGTCAATGAGTGTGCGGGGATATCATTGAATAGGCGCTTGGCTAGGGTCGTTTCACCGACATGACAACCATCAAAAGCTGCCCCCATAATCATTCGTGTTTCTGTTGACATCAAAGCGACTAAACGAAGTTGAGGGTAAGGTTTCAATTTTTTAGAGATGAACCCAAATTCTTCAGCGTTCTCTGTGGAATCTTGACACCTAAATGTTGTCCCATCGACAGCAAGAACATTAAGCCCTAAGTCTTTGTCTTGTTGAAGGATATCTTCGCGCCAAGCCTTTACCGTTGTGTGAAACAGAGCCGCTAACGGACTCTCATCTAGACGTCGGCGTGAATCAGTTAGGACACTGGGTGCAACACGAGACCAACTATCTTCAGGTTTAGGCTGAAGTGCGATGTCTAATGAACTGCATACCTCTTTGATAGACATGTTGCGTTGCAGTCCCATCCAAATAACTAACCAGACAGCTTGCTGAGCGGGAAGTCGGCGTCGTCTTATGCTCGCTTTATTGGTTTCAAGAAGAGCTTGTTCTATCCACTCAATCTGAATGGCGTCGACGACAGATTCATAATTGTCGGCATCTTCAATGGTCTCGTGTGCCATTGCTAATTCTTGTTCAAGCATAAAAAAAATCCCCATCAACGTTGTTGATGGGGATTATCTGCTAACTGCAAGATCGTTCAAGTCTTCTTAAACGATCGGCATTAACAAAATGAAGGTAGCTTTGCTGAACACATGAAAGATGCGATTTTTATGATCCCATCTTCAAAGTTATTGTCACAGGTCGTGGATTTACTTAGTGCAATCGACATGAATGACAAAGACACCAAAGGCGACCTGTACGAGTACTTGTTAAGCAAGCTACAACAATCGGGTGTGAATGGTCAGTTCCGTACGCCGCGTAACATCATTCAAATGATGGTTGAGCTGATGCAACCAAAGGTGGGCGACACCATCTGTGACCCTTCATCAGGTACGTGCGGCTTCTTAATGGCGGCGGTTGAGTATGTTGAAGAGCATCACGCTAAAGAAGTGAACAAGCCTGAACACCGTAAACACTTCAATAACGATATGTTTACGGGCTTTGATTTTGATAAACACATGCTGCGCATTGGCGCGATGAATATGCTATTGCACGGTATTGAAAACCCAAGTGTCCATTACCGTGACAGCTTGCAAGATCAAGGTGACGAGAACATCTCTGAAGCCTATAACCTCATTCTTGCAAACCCGCCGTTTAAAGGCTCTGTTGATTTTGACATTGTCGCACCAGATTTGCTGCGTGCCTTAGGTAAAAATCCAGTAGTAAAGAAAACGGCACCGAAGTTCACAACTGAAATTGACGAAGACGGCAATGAAATTCAGGTTGAGGTTAAAAAGAAAAAGCCAACTGAGAAATCAGAGCTGCTGTTCTTAGCCCTAATTCTTCGCATGCTCAAAGTGGGTGGTCGTGCGGCGGTTATCATCCCTGATGGTGTGCTATTTGGTTCGACTAAAGCGCATAAAGCGATTCGTGAGCAAATTGTATCTAAGCAGAAATTAGAAGCGGTAATTTCACTCCCTTCTGGTGTATTCAAGCCCTACGCTGGGGTAAGTACTGCCATTCTTATCTTCACTAAAACCAACAGTGGCGGTACGGATAATGTTTGGTTCTACGACATGCAAGCTGATGGTTTCTCGTTAGATGATAAACGTAGTCAGCTTTTTAAAGATGGTGAAACACCAACTCACGAGCAAAGCAACATTGCCGATATTATTGAACGCTTTAACACGCTAACCAATGAAGACAACACACCAAACGGCGACAGCCCAGAATACACACGCCAAAAGACAGAGCAGAGCTTTATGGTGCCAGTCGATGCCATTACCAGTAACGACTTTGACCTAAGCCTCAATCGTTACAAAGAAGTGGTGTACGAAGAAGTGCAATACGATGCGCCGCAAGACATTTTGAAACGCATTAAAACGCTACAAGATAGTATGGCGAAGGGATTAGCTGATTTAGAAGGGTTGCTGAAATGAGCTGGCCTCTAGTTAATTTATCAACTATCTGCCAAATCGATATGGGTTCTGCACCTAAAGGTTCTACATATGTAGAGCTCGATAGCGGTGTGCCACTCATAGCTGGCGCAGCAGACTATGGCGATGTATTTCCTCGACCAAAGAAAGCAACACTTGAACCTACAAAGCTATGTAAAAAAGGCGACATCATAATTTGTGTTCGAGCTACGATTGGTGATTTGAACTGGGCGGATAAAGAATATTGCCTCGGGCGCGGTGTTGCGGGGCTTAGAGTCCATGATGAAAAGTTAGACTCAAAATACTTATGGTACTTTATCGCATCAATTGAAGATGAATTATATCGAAATTCAACGGGTTCGACCTTTCCTCAAATAAATAAGAAAGTAATCGAATCACTTGAAATCCCACTCCCTCCACTAGAAACCCAAAAGCAAATCGCAGCGGTGCTAGAAGAAGCTGACCAACTGCGTAAAGACTGTCAACAAATGGAACAAGAGCTAAACAGCCTCGCTCAGTCAGTGTTTATTGATATGTTTGGTGATCCGGTGACGAATCCTAAGGGGTGGGATGTTGGAATCATTGGCGAAATGCTGTCATCTGCGAACTACGGTACGTCTGAAAAATCCTCTACTGAAAAGAAAAAATTTCCAGTTCTAAGAATGAATAACATTACCTATGAAGGTAATTGGGACTTCTCTGCTTTGAAATACATGGATATGAGTAAGGAAGATGAAAATAAGTACTTAGTTAAAAGTGGAGATATCTTGTTCAATCGAACAAACAGCAAGGAATTGGTTGGTAAAACTGCGGTTTATAGAGAGGTTAGCTCTATGGCTTATGCTGGTTATTTAGTCCGAGCTCGCTGTAATGAATTAGCTCATCCAGACTATATTTCTTCTTTTATGAACTCGAAATACGGGAAAAAGACTCTCCAGTCAATGTGTAAAAGTATTGTTGGAATGGCCAATATTAACGCTAAAGAATTCCAGAAAATCAAAATTGCAAAGCCTCCAGTAGAGTTACAAGAAAAGTTTGCAATAAGAGTTGCCGCTATAAGAACTAAGGTTGCTGACGTTAAGCAGCTAGAAGCTGAGTATAACTTGTTATTCAACGCTCTCATGCAAAAAGCCTTCAAAGGCGAGCTAGACCTATAACGAATATTAAAAGAACAATGATGTAAAAAGGAAACTCAATGTCAGATACGGTTAACGGTTCAACGAGCAACTTCGGCTTTATGGATGTTGCCCTTAACGGTGGCAACGATGTGTACACCACGCGTTGCGCCGAGATTCAAACTCGTGCCCAAAATGCGGAAAGCAACATCAAAACCGATCCTCGTATTGCAGGCTTTTATGCCCGCAATGCATTGGAGTTAATGGTTGAAACCGTGTTTGACATTGATAATTGGCTTACTCGTCCACGTCATGATGCGACGTTAATGTCGCTTATTCATGATAAGGACTTTAAGCAAAATTTAGAAACTCACTTGTTTCCCAAGCTCAAGCTGGTGATCCAAGTGGGTAACGAAGCGGTACACAGTAAAACGACGCTGCCACAGCGTGATGCCCTACAAGCGGTAAAAGAGCTGCACCATGTGCTGTATTGGTTTATTCGTACCTATACACCCAACCTAGACCGTAAACAGTTTGTAGTTCAACCGTTTGATGAAGCGCTTATTCCACAACAAGTCTCAATTGATGCCACAGTTGCGACCAAAGCTCTGAGCAGCATTAAACGGGTTAAAGAGCTAGAGAAGCAGCTAGAGCAAGACGACAAAATCGAGCGTGAAGCCTACTTACAGCAACTTAAAGAGAACGAAACGTTAAAAGCGGCAAACCAAGCATTACTTGAGCAGATAGAGCAAGCTAAACAAAGTGCTGAAAAAGTCACCGATGCGCACGACTATAACGAGGAAGAAACTCGAACTTATCTTATCGATGTACTTCTACACGAAGCTGGCTGGAAGCTAGAGCATAAACGTGACCGTGAATACCCTGTATCAGGTATGCCTATCTCAAAGGTCAACCCTAAAGGAAACGGTTTTGTCGATTATGTACTCTGGGGAGATGACGGCACAGCTTTAGCGGTGGTGGAGGCAAAACGAGCTAACATCAGTCCAGAAGAAGGTAAGCGACAAGCTGAACTATATGCTAATTGTCTAGCAGAGCAATGTGGTTTGCGCCCAGTTATCTTCTACACCAATGGCTATGATACCCATCTGTGGGATGATCATTTATACCCGCCGCGTCAAGTTCAAGGCTTTTACACCAAAGCCGAACTTGAGCTTATGGTGAAGCGCCGCACCGATCGTAAACCTTTCTTTGAAAATGGTATGCCTAACAGTAATCTTGTTATTAATAACGAGATCACCAACCGTCACTATCAAAAATCAGCCATTACTAAACTATTACAAGACTTTGAGCTAGAGCATGAGCGCAAAGGGTTATTTGTAATGGCAACGGGTACGGGTAAAACGCGTACCGTGATCAGCCTTGTTGATTTGTTGGTGAAAAACGATTGGGTTAAGAACGTTCTGTTCCTTGCCGACCGTAACGCATTGCTTACCCAAGCTAAGAAGAACTTCGTTAAGCTACTGCCTCGTGTAAGCTGCTCTATTTTGGATTCAGGTCAAAGTAAGAACAACATCGACAGCCGTTTGTATTTCTCTACTTATCCAACCATGAAGAATCTATTAGATCGTGGTTCAGATGAACGCCCGTTTGGTGTCGGTCATTTTGATTTGATTATTGTTGATGAAGCGCACCGCTCAGTCTATTCCAAGTATCGCCAAATTTTTGAGTATTTTGACGGCTTCTTAGTGGGCTTAACCGCGACACCAAAAGATGAAGTCGAAAAAGATACTTATGGCATTTTCGAACTACAAAAAGGGATGCCAACCTACGCTTATGAAGACGATAAAGCGTATGACCAAGGCTACCTTGTACCACCGACCAAAATCTCTGTTGCGACTAAGTTTTTACGTGAAGGCGTGAAGTACAAAGATCTGTCAGACGAAGAGCAGGAAGAGTGGGAAAACAAAGCCGAACTCGAAGATCGCGACGAAGTGTTGCCATCAGAAGTGAATAAGTTTTTGTTTAACGAAGATACTGCAGAAAAAATGTTTGCTCAGTTAATGAGTAAAGATGATCGAGGTGGTATCCATGTTGAAGGTGGCGATGTCATCGGTAAAACCATCGTCTTTGCAGCCAATAATGATCACGCCGTTTTCCTTGAGAAAATGTTCAACAAGAACTAT is a genomic window containing:
- a CDS encoding restriction endonuclease subunit S, which translates into the protein MGSAPKGSTYVELDSGVPLIAGAADYGDVFPRPKKATLEPTKLCKKGDIIICVRATIGDLNWADKEYCLGRGVAGLRVHDEKLDSKYLWYFIASIEDELYRNSTGSTFPQINKKVIESLEIPLPPLETQKQIAAVLEEADQLRKDCQQMEQELNSLAQSVFIDMFGDPVTNPKGWDVGIIGEMLSSANYGTSEKSSTEKKKFPVLRMNNITYEGNWDFSALKYMDMSKEDENKYLVKSGDILFNRTNSKELVGKTAVYREVSSMAYAGYLVRARCNELAHPDYISSFMNSKYGKKTLQSMCKSIVGMANINAKEFQKIKIAKPPVELQEKFAIRVAAIRTKVADVKQLEAEYNLLFNALMQKAFKGELDL
- a CDS encoding IS4 family transposase yields the protein MLEQELAMAHETIEDADNYESVVDAIQIEWIEQALLETNKASIRRRRLPAQQAVWLVIWMGLQRNMSIKEVCSSLDIALQPKPEDSWSRVAPSVLTDSRRRLDESPLAALFHTTVKAWREDILQQDKDLGLNVLAVDGTTFRCQDSTENAEEFGFISKKLKPYPQLRLVALMSTETRMIMGAAFDGCHVGETTLAKRLFNDIPAHSLTLFDRCYFSADLLLSWQESAENAHWLMPAKRKLRYEVLEKYAENDMLISMPISPQAQRQNPNLPARWEARLVLYQEPKGEIKGFITSLTDPSRYSLESLLRIYWQRWEIEEGYGEIKQTQLQSHVTLRSRFSAGVKQELWGVLLAYNLVRLEMVKIASEAGVRATRVSFTAAINLIDAQLRWLALSPDGTLPVKLKRMRESLSHFILPDKRKDRTFPRSVLFVPAKYPFRFKQ
- a CDS encoding DEAD/DEAH box helicase family protein, which gives rise to MSDTVNGSTSNFGFMDVALNGGNDVYTTRCAEIQTRAQNAESNIKTDPRIAGFYARNALELMVETVFDIDNWLTRPRHDATLMSLIHDKDFKQNLETHLFPKLKLVIQVGNEAVHSKTTLPQRDALQAVKELHHVLYWFIRTYTPNLDRKQFVVQPFDEALIPQQVSIDATVATKALSSIKRVKELEKQLEQDDKIEREAYLQQLKENETLKAANQALLEQIEQAKQSAEKVTDAHDYNEEETRTYLIDVLLHEAGWKLEHKRDREYPVSGMPISKVNPKGNGFVDYVLWGDDGTALAVVEAKRANISPEEGKRQAELYANCLAEQCGLRPVIFYTNGYDTHLWDDHLYPPRQVQGFYTKAELELMVKRRTDRKPFFENGMPNSNLVINNEITNRHYQKSAITKLLQDFELEHERKGLFVMATGTGKTRTVISLVDLLVKNDWVKNVLFLADRNALLTQAKKNFVKLLPRVSCSILDSGQSKNNIDSRLYFSTYPTMKNLLDRGSDERPFGVGHFDLIIVDEAHRSVYSKYRQIFEYFDGFLVGLTATPKDEVEKDTYGIFELQKGMPTYAYEDDKAYDQGYLVPPTKISVATKFLREGVKYKDLSDEEQEEWENKAELEDRDEVLPSEVNKFLFNEDTAEKMFAQLMSKDDRGGIHVEGGDVIGKTIVFAANNDHAVFLEKMFNKNYPKWTGKLARVITFKETYAQSLIDEFGGDENKIDEFDPKNPTCRIAISVDMLDTGIDVPEVVNLVFFKVIRSKVKFTQMIGRGTRLCKDLFGPNDDKKTFKVFDYCQNFEYFDANPEGIAVGVAKPVTQQVFEKRVLFSTLLNNKLTNEEFREQHPEDCERYTELNRYQLDMLHHLVSGMNLDNFIVRPKRQAVEPFLERDHWDNIDDTKFTELESQISALPTEAEAFNSDEQLNHLSHRFDSLVLTMQLDLLEKGMLSETSRGRVVEFAEQLEAKSTIPAVQAQLQLIQDIQTQEFWQDIHLVTLEELRRKLRNLMFALDKDKKEMVYTNFEDEVQGVHDVTNVYKNPSVDLAQYRKKIELYIQDHQDQLTIQKLKRNKSITQADLDVLEGLLLDASGMSDVEAYREKILQEKPLGTFIRELIGLDMNAAKEAFSSFLDAESYNAEQIQFVDKVIDYLVNNGILDMSQLFEPPFTDNHGESAYGFFDEGTVVELFGVIRKVNANAVVEESKSA